Proteins from a genomic interval of Rattus norvegicus strain BN/NHsdMcwi chromosome 2, GRCr8, whole genome shotgun sequence:
- the Bhmt2 gene encoding S-methylmethionine--homocysteine S-methyltransferase BHMT2, with translation MAPAGGPRVKKGILERLDSGEVVVGDGGFLFTLEKRGFVKAGLWTPEAVVEYPSAVRQLHTEFLRAGADVLQTFTFSAAEDRMESKWEAVNAAACDLAQEVADGGAALVAGGICQTSLYKYHKDETRIKNIFRLQLGVFARKNVDFLIAEYFEHVEEAVWAVEVLREVGAPVAVTMCIGPEGDMHGVTPGECAVRLSRAGANIIGVNCRFGPWTSLQTMKLMKEGLRDAGLQAHLMVQCLGFHTPDCGKGGFVDLPEYPFGLEPRVATRWDIQKYAREAYNLGVRYIGGCCGFEPYHIRAIAEELAPERGFLPPASEKHGIWGSGLDMHTKPWIRARARREYWETLLPASGRPFCPSLSKPDA, from the exons ATGGCACCAGCCGGAGGCCCACGAGTCAAGAAG GGTATCTTGGAGCGTCTGGACAGCGGGGAGGTTGTGGTTGGGGACGGCGGCTTTCTCTTCACTCTGGAAAAGAGAGGCTTTGTGAAGGCAGGACTTTGGACTCCAGAAGCAGTGGTAGAGTATCCAAGTGCAG TTCGTCAGCTTCACACAGAATTCTTGAGAGCGGGAGCCGATGTCTTGCAGACATTCACCTTTTCGGCTGCTGAAGACAGAATGGAAAGCAAG TGGGAAGCTGTGAATGCAGCTGCCTGTGACCTGGCCCAGGAGGTGGCTGATGGAGGGGCTGCTTTGGTGGCAGGGGGCATCTGCCAGACATCACTGTACAAGTACCACAAGGATGAAACtagaattaaaaacattttccGACTACAGCTAGGTGTTTTTGCCAGGAAAAATGTGGACTTCTTGATTGCAGAG TATTTTGAGCATGTGGAAGAAGCCGTGTGGGCTGTGGAAGTCTTGAGAGAGGTGGGGGCACCTGTGGCTGTGACCATGTGCATCGGCCCAGAGGGGGACATGCACGGCGTGACACCGGGAGAGTGTGCGGTGAGACTGTCTCGTGCAG GGGCGAACATCATTGGGGTAAACTGCCGGTTTGGGCCCTGGACCAGCTTACAGACCATGAAGCTCATGAAGGAGGGCCTCAGGGATGCCGGCCTACAAGCTCACCTTATGGTCCAGTGCTTGGGTTTCCACACACCGGACTGTGGCAAGGGAGGGTTTGTGGACCTTCCTGAATATCCTTTCG GCCTGGAGCCAAGAGTTGCCACCAGATGGGATATTCAAAAATACGCCAGAGAGGCCTACAACCTGGGGGTCAGGTACATTGGCGGCTGCTGCGGATTTGAGCCCTACCACATCAGGGCCATTGCAGAGGAGCTCGCCCCAGAAAGGGGATTTTTGCCACCAGCTTCAGAAAAACATGGCATCTGGGGAAGTGGTTTGGACATGCACACCAAACCCTGGATCAGAGCAAG GGCTAGACGGGAATACTGGGAAACTCTGTTGCCAGCTTCGGGAAGACCTTTCTGTCCTTCCCTATCAAAGCCAGATGCTTGA